Genomic DNA from Hypomesus transpacificus isolate Combined female chromosome 19, fHypTra1, whole genome shotgun sequence:
ATAACTTGCTCTTTTATCAAACGAACACAAAAAATCCATTCACTTAATTCGCGTTTATCAACCATCTTTAACAACACCACGGTAGCCTAACAGTTCGCTTATGGTAACATTTATTTGAGCGATCAGAGAAGACAACGTTTCCATCAGCGccacaataaacacacattgtAAAGAGAGGCAACCTGCATGACTGCcacagccaggccaggccaggcctagAACTTGCGGTGAATTTAGAATTGTGACCTCTAATAACCAGTACAGGTTGCTAACCCTTAGCTATTGCTCTCTTATTAACCGTACAACTCAGATTGCGCGGCATCTTGCATTTATTCATCGACCGATAACAGGTTGCCCTCAAGATTTGTTTTAAAGATTGTTCTTAGAAACTGAGAGAGACCATTACATTACACATAGGGAACAAATATGGCAAATCATTATTTATCTGAGTTAACATTAACGACTAGCAAGCATGCTGACAGATAAttgagtaggcctacattataATGTAACGCTAGCTAAATGTTGTTAGTTAGGAGCCTAGCTAACGTTACTGCTCAAATCCTAGcgagagctagcctagctagagctagcacTCGCTACTTTTACGGTGTGAGTTAGATAAACCTTACCTTCGTAATTGTCAACGGCACTCGAAACGTACAATTTTAACCCCCTTTCCCTCTTGCTTGAAGGACAGCAACATAGACTCCTATGTACATCGTTGATTGTCATTTTGGGAAGGCAACCCAAACTCCTCGTAGAAACCATCATTTTGTGTTTGAGAACTAACGTTACTGCTAGCTACCTGAAGTTGTTAACTTTGTTTATGCAAAATGCGGAAGTGATGTGAATTGAAGTGGGCGTATGCAAGTTAAGGTGTTTCGGTCATGAAATAAAGTCTACATTTTATTGTAAAATTAGTAAGAACTTTAATAATCATTTACCAacagtatatatacatgttTTGATATTCATTCATTTTTCATACTTGAGGTTTAATTGGTTTGGCGGCCCACCTGTATTACCCCAGACGACCCCtgtattacccccccccccccccccccccccccccccgcagtgtCATTATATAATTCTTACCCTGCCCAGATGGTACAGTCTATTCAGGGTAACAAGTTCACTCAGCAGTGTGCACCTATACCTTCCCCCTCTGGTGTAGTCTGAACCCTAAGCCTGGGGCCCTCCGCTTCCTGCATATGGTTATAGGTTACTCATACAGGCCCTCTATAAACTTCAGAGCCTAGTCTCTGTAAAGAAAACAATGACAGCTTCCCTCTTTCCTGAGATACGCAGCTACAACACTCCCACTGTAGGTTCCACTGTTAGACTTGGTTTCAAAAACATTTAGTACCACTGAATTATactccctcccaccccaacATTTTGTCTCATTATTGAGTTCCTTAGGTATCATGAGCTGTCGAAAGCCTTGAATGTGGAGGCTGAATTAAGACAAGCGATGCCAGTGATGTGGTGCTCACTGGGGTGTTTGAGTTCTGTGTTTCAGATAGATTTGATGAGATAGGACAGGTCAGGACACAGCCTTGCTAGACTGGAGATACACTGCTGTTCTCAAACAGCAGCAGGATGAGCAACTGGCAATGATGGGGTCGTCAATGCAACGACCCACTCCAAATGCAATCTTGAATGGTCAACAAACAATGAGTATTGGTATCATCCTAAAATCTTTGTGCCAGGTTTGAATCTCTGAGATTTATAGTAAACTCCACTAGCAAAGTAGAAACTAcagtacaaaacacaaaaaacagcAGTTGGCTAGTTAGATGAAATCTTACCAATCTAAGGTTATTAGTCCTAAAAAAGATCAAGTTATATTAGGACCTAATAGAAAGTTGGTATAATCACCAACTAATCTCTTGAATTGGATGTGAGCACTGCCCTTGATGTCAACAGATGTGCTGAGTGTTCCACTTCCGAGGTCTTGCCCCGAGGTTGTCATCCGGATAAGATAGAGTGACACCCTGAGAAACTCAAAGTTCTGGGTCAGTCTGTCCTGCTCCACTCTGACCATGAGTGACACGAGCCATGCACTCCCCTTGAAACaagaacagcaacaacaacacccGACTTAACTCAGTGGAACCCGAACAGGATGGCTTAAACAGGCAAGGATGTTGTCACTGAGAGAAGGTACGGATGTGTGAATCACTACAGCGTTTCACACCAAACCTCATACCATACTTCATACAATACTGTGATTTGTAAATATCAACCTGTTGCTGACAGTAAGACACAACCCTATGGTTGACTCAAAATGTGTAGGTATGGCCACatttgtttttgcattagagACTCAAAAACAGAAACCATGTTGACATAAAAATTAAGACTTAAACACTTACATTGCTATGTGTCTGAGTAATTACACCTTTTTGAGCTCTGTATTGTTTGAGGTAAGATCACATGACTATTTCCTAGGACCTAATCCTTTTCAAGATCATCCGTGTGTAAAGTGACATTTTCGGGACTGGCGACTTAATTAAAAACGAGCCTTAAATGTGCAAGTGTCAAATAAAACTATTCACTTTCATCATAGCCGTTTGTAAAATGTTACAAAAATAATTCCGTTGCTTATGGAGGATGCGAAATGTGTGGCTTAACCACGCCTCTATGGTTTATACCCAGTATTGAGAGTGGTAAAACGCGCACAAACGTTTGGAGACCAGTGCGCAAACACACTCTGGAATGCCCATTCAGGTGCGCACATTGTAAAGTATTGTTTTTGTGCAAGACGGTGGTTCATATCTATGTGTGTAATAACTTCACATCATCGGACAGTTGCTATATTTCCACCAAGCTATTTTGATATATTGAGATTGTCGAGGAGTAGTCTGATTAACAAGTTGAGCGCAACCATTCCAACGAGTGTTCTGGCGATTTGGAATGTCTACGTAAGTATGTCAATTTAATTTTAAAGATGCTGTTTAGCTATTTATAATTTAGACTGACTTCTTCATTTTATTTAGTCATGCAATGAATGGCCCTCAATTAATTTAAACGAATAAGGTATGTTGGGCAATGCATATTCTCTAAGTTTTAAGGATTTAGCTAGATGTACAATGCTATTCAGTCTTATCTTGCAGTTCATTGTACTTTCATCAAGTGAAAATCAAGGCTCCAGCTTGTACTATGTGGTGGTAATTAGGAAATACTTTATGCTGTCTACTCTGAGAAATTACATTTTTAGATTGTTTACTTTATTTAGGACACCAGTATTGTAAACAATCTCACTCATTCTTATGCATTCATCTTTTTTTGTTACACAATGTTCTGTTCATTAACACACTGTAATGACTCATTAGAATCCTACACCCTGTGGGCAGAGGGCAATTAACAGTGAAATTGTAAACAAACTAGCAGAATTGTCATTTATTAGATGACATGCGATATGCATTGGGTTTGGGATGTTTTCATTTCTTGCAAAAAAAAGGATTCATCATCCTCTTCATGCAGATTTCTTACTCGCAACATGCTATTGTACTATTTAAAATGGCTTGTTTAAATGTCAAAGATaatgtatttatattatataGAACTATCTCATGCCTATTTTATCTTGTTTTGCCTTGTCAGAGTACTTCATGGGGAGTGAGCAGAATGCTACTTCCTCTGGACATTCAGAAGATGAACACCTCCACCACTGAGTCTGTTGTCACAACGTGTCCCCAGACAATGAGATACGAGCTGAACACTAGCTGCAACTGGTCCTGGCCTCTATGTAATTGGACATCTAGTGGTGATAGGCTCCTGCTACCCACATTCTCTACCGCTGCTAAAGTCAGAGTGATCATTACTTTTATCCTGTGCATCATATCTGCTTTCTGTAACCTTGCTGTGTTATGGGCTTCTAATGGCAAGAACAAGCGCAAGTCCCATGTCCGTGTCCTAATCTTGAACCTAACTGTTGCTGACCTGCTGGTCACATTCATTGTGATGCCAGTGGATGCAGTATGGAACATTACAGTGCAATGGCTGGCGGGGGACTTTGCCTGCAGGCTACTGATGTTCCTTAAACTCCAGGCCATGTACTCCTGTGCTTTTGTCACCGTGGTGATAAGTCTGGACCGCCAATCAGCCATCCTCAACCCTCTGGCTATCAACAAGGCTAGGAGGAGAAACAAATGTATGCTGACTGTGGCATGGTTGATGAGTATAGCTCTGTCGGTGCCTCAGGTAAGGTCATGTAATGCCGCTGGTCAAAGCGGTGCTTGTCTGTTTTCATCACAGTCTATGAGGAGTAGTCAAACAGACTCCTACCTGTGCAACTGATTGCTCTGCAGCTACTGAATATACGTTTCAATAATTTAAAGTGGTCATCCCTTTGAGGTGACTAGAAACCTTTTGAAAAGCGCAATTCACATGGTAATTTAAATTGGGGTAGCAATATGTGGGTGGTTTGTGTTGGGTCAAAATTTGAAAGACACAAAATAGAATATCCTTCAAAGTAGGTACTGTATTTGAGCACATTGAAACATACATTGTGTAAATCTACATCTAGAATCGAAGGCTATACCTTTTGACTTGAATAATATATGACAAAAACATGCTGGAGTGTCTAAAATATCCCATTTGTCTATGGCTGATTACTTGGCAGAACATTAGAAGTGCACGCATCTGGGAACATTACTCGCTCCTTGGCTTACCATGTGCCCCTCGCTTGCCAGAAAGATACAAAatatttgatgaaatactgaaaTATGCTTACAGGTCACTTCATATGTCTGAAATACTATGTTGTGTTGTTCATTTAAATCCTCAGTTGTTGATTTTCCACAACGTGACCATCACTTTTCCAGAAGAGTTTACTCAATGCACGACACGAGGCAGCTTCTTCATGCACTGGCAGGAGACAGCTTACAACATGTTTACCTTTTCTTGCCTATTCCTGCTCCCTCTGGTCATAATGATTACTTGCTACACCAGGATTCTCATTGAAATTTCGAGGATGACGAAGGACAATTGTAAGTGAATCAGCACTGAGAATGCAATCAGATTTGCATCTCAAAAACTCCTCTTTAACACCAATTGCATTAACATCAAAGGCCGCTAATGGttgtaaatgttaaatctaTGTATCCACAGCATCAAATCAATCAAACTGAAGTTTATTAACTGCTAAAATAAACTATGCAATGTATGCTAACAGTATGCCTCAGCAGCCAACCGTAAATAATTACATCTTTGTCTTCTTTTGTTTTTCCAGTTTCCTCAAATGAAGTGCACCTGCGCCGTTCCAAGAACAACATTCCCAAAGCCCGAATGAGAACTCTGAAAATGAGCATTGTAATCGTCCTGTCTTTCATCATTTGCTGGACCCCATATTACCTGCTGGGTCTTTGGTACTGGTTTTTCCCTGAAGACCTGGAGGGAAAGGTCTCTCACTCCTTAACCCACATCCTCTTCATTTTTGGGCTCTTCAATGCATGCTTAGATCCCATCATCTACGGGCTTTTCACCATCCACTTCCGTAAAGGACTGAAGCGATACTACCAAAATGCAACTAGAATGTCGGAAATAGAGAATAATACTGCCATCACTGGATCTTTCAGGTGCTCTGCCACCTCTTTGGCCTTGAAAAGGCATGCCACTGACAGACAAGAAATACGACAACCCAGTCATGTCCAGAAAGAACCAGAACCAATGTCCAGCGCAAAAGTCAGCTATTTAACCATTTACAATGACCAAGGACGGGTGGATCTCAGTCGGTCCAGTCCTGATGGCTTGGTGTGTGATGAAGAGAAACTTAACATTGAATCACTGCAACTGTGAATATAACCATATTATATATTAAGTGTTTCCATATCGCGTTCAATTAGTAAAATCCTGTGTAGTCTTACAGAAAAGGAAAATGTGAGTTGCCTCTGGTGGGGCAATGCCCTTAATGTGTCTCTGAAAAAAGACTAAAATAATTTCACAGGGTTACGTAACATTACATGTGCTTTACAGTATGAGGAAAATGAATGTCTTGATGTCTTGTGAACCGTTCTTTTCACAAATACGTATTGAGGAGGAAATATGCTTGCTTGTTATTGTGTTCTGTGTCAAATCCAATACTGTACATGCTGTTTTCTGAGCTGAGTACATTGGCATGTATTTCATCATGCCCCTTCAAAGCGGGGAGGGGAATTGAGGGGGCATAGCCATGTTTATAAGCATGTCAGTTTGGGATCATTCAGTGTTGCCCTCGAAATACGTGCCAGTATTGTGGCACAAACATACTTCTGCTTTTAGTGATCTACTTGGACCCCTCAAGGGATGACAACATATAATCATTGATGAGTAACACCAAGGTCAGCAAAGAGCATTCATGCCCTGACTACCTGGACTGGGACAAATTCAGTACTCTTGACAGAAACAGATAAGGAATGCCCTTTGTTCTGTAACCCCAAGAGGGATATCTCAATGTGCAGTACAAGCTCTCCTGGCTTTAATCAACTGTTTAGCCTGTGATTACTGAAATGTATTGTCCTCATTCCTGTCCAGTCCCTCGAGGGGAAAATAAGAAATTAAACCGTTGgtgataaaaaagaaagaaaaaagaagagtACCGATCCTTTACTAGCACCTGCTGAATTCTGAAGAGCAAAGTGATGTTTAAGAGGTTTCTTTTTGAGTAAAAAAATGCACAAAAACATTTTGTGGCCAAATGCATTCAATGCTTTCATGTTGAAGACTATCCACAGCATTTAATGGATTTCCTGATACTGACAAAGAGATCCTGATTGAAACTTTAGTTCTCCAAGTTCTACCAAATCATGAGGCCTGCACAGGGTGACACTTCAATCTACTTGATAAATGTATTTTTCCAACCTTTAATATAGCAATATTGTCTAATCCAATAGACATCATTATGCTTTAATGCTCCTTTCACATTGGATATAATGTACAATTTCTCAAACATCGCTTGAATCAAAATGCTTTGTTGAATTATATCTCTTTCAACCCCTTTTAAAATCAAAGAGTTAAAGGTGATATTTTTCAAGTCAAACATAACTGAAGAACATTACATTTCTAGTACCCATTCTACAGACACAAGCCTAATTTAAAGCTTGCAGCAGTGGTTTTCAGCAACCACACATTGCACAAGATGATAGTTAAGGACAATGATAGGGGTTCCCCAAACCCATTAACAGATGTCCTGTGATGGCTAAATAAGAGCCTTTCGGCTGTAGAGTACTGTGCATCCTGTTAAGGGCCATGTCACACCTTGGTACACTAATCACAAGATGACAGATTCTGCCATTAGGCCTTGAGGAACGCGCTATTGATGCCATTCTGTCGCCATTGTGTATTTGCTTGTGCAGATTCTGGATCAGGGGCATAAGTGGACATACTGCATTGATGGGGCAGTCAAGGATGTAACACAGGGAGCTTCCTAATGGATTATGTGCAGCAAGTGACCCTCCTTCAAAATAGGTCACCTCTTTTCATGCAGACATTTCCTACCATGTTTGTTCACCAAATTGTAAACAATGTTCAGTAATTACGATTGAGTCATAGACAACTCACAAAATGAAACTGTCCATTTGTCACCACCACGTGCTTTGATTATCTGAAAGTGGAACGGGAATCCAAACACTTCCTCATTGGCTATTGTGGCATATAAGAACACAAGCCACACATGGAAGCATATAGAGTCAGGCTTTTGCAACTGCAGTGTGGGGTGGCTCGcttcaatctcctgactcctggTCAACATCCATTTCAAGCTGACATTAATTCCTGATAACTAACTCCAATTATTATGTCATATTTCATGCACAACACGTACATTGATTTGGGACAAATGGCTGAGCAGTATGTCATAAAGCATGCACCAATGAACCactggtaaaaaaagaaaatcctgaAACGATATCATAAACCCTGGTCAAAGGCGAAAAAGATACtgacgaagaaaaaaaaaaagacaagttTAATAATATGTTTACAACAGGTAAAGCTTCCATACATTTAACTTAAGTGTACTCCAGATCTCCAGGGAGTGCAGCTCCAGACTGGGCCTGTACATTTAAAGATGCCGTGAACAGTACTGCTGTATTTATTCTTGTATGAAAACCACCCAGATCCGCTGTAGTGCAATGCCATGTCCGCTAAAGTGCATTACTGTAGGTGGAGGGTAAGCAAGCATGCTGCTGGAGCTGGTTCCAGGTATGCGTCATGGCTTTGTTCCTTTCATCAAGAGATTGCACTCTGCACAACATGTTAAGAGAGACAAAGCACTGACTGCATTAATGAAACAGCTTATTGAATGGGTGAGTAGTTGATAAAACACTAAGTGATGGTATGTAAATCATAGTTTAGAGTTATTGTGGGCCAATAAAGGTAGAATATGATTCAGTTGTGGCCTTTCACAATGTTTTCTTATATTGCtcaatgagtttgtgtgtggcaTCGGAAGTGACAAAATGTGTTCAAGTGGGCAAACCTTTGCTGGAAATAAAGATTGCATCCATTCTCCAAATCTGTGaatctttctcttctttgaACCTTCAAATGATCTCTTATGTCCATTCTGTAGGCCTCAACAATCGCTAACTGATGAAAGTGGCAGGCAAACAGACTGCTGTCTTTTCCTTCTGTACACCCATTTTCACTGGGTTGTTGGTCACCTGTAAATTAAAGAGCAGACAAAGGACCAACGCATGTTACATGTTCAAagcatatatacagtatattcagaCTTTGTTCCTACTGTGCATGCACATATTTGACAATTATAATGTATAATACGtttgtaggctatgtgtgtACTGGTATTTATTAAACACCATATAAATGAAGGTATAGCTATACCTCGTATGAACAGAGTTTGGTGGACTGAGTCTAGAGTGAAAATTGGACTCCAGGGGGTAGCCAGCAGATGGGTTGCAGGGAGGCTGATAAAACACACTGTGGTTTTTCTAATGACATCTTGCAAGGATATTGTGCCATTGTTGTGCATGAAACACACctgattacaaaaaaaaaagatttaaaaaaagaaagaaagaacaataAAAATTTTGCAAAATTCAACCAATATGTCAAATGATCCCCTTTCAATAATGACATAATGACATAATTTCCCTGTTATGGTACACATCGGGATGAAACCCCTTCTGGGAATACATCGATCCCATCACAATGGAAATACATCAGGCAGTTGGCAacaaacagatgtgtgtgtgcaggctaaTCAACCAATATAACCTCCACCCAAAAAAAACTAATGCTAACAgaaaatgttgctttttttaaattaacatAGTCAACTTGTCTCACCAAGCCCAGCAGGAATGGCACAGATTCTGTGACTGTAGGGAGAGTCCTTGGATCTGCAGGTCTAGTCGTTAGAGAAACACACTGGATTAAATCTGAATTCTAATTAATTCCGAAGCCAATTCATTTTGAAGCCTTAATACCCCATTAACTGCTTGAACCTTTCTGTTAGTTGTGTGGCATGGGACTCCATTCCCGACCCTGTGGTGAGTATGTGGCATGCTCCACTCTTACAAGTAACCAGGAGGTGGATTTTGCATTGAGTTTGGCCCTGGCAGTGGAGGGTTTCCTCAGAAGACACATGGCGGTAATCCACAAACAACATCCGGCTGAAGGCACTGTCTGCTGACACCGAGAGAATAGGCAGTGGAAGCCCTAAAGAATAgtggaaaaaaaagataaagaaaatcCTACAGCACATAATCCTATTCATGTGATGATTTTTTAGTCATAACATATACGAAAGCTTCATAACGGGGGGATTTTAAAGTCATCATAATGAATTGGTAAAATAGTCTGTGGAGTCTTTAGTTGCTAAAACGTTGCATAATGCAACTTTGCCTCATAAGCTTtaattgtaaaaaaagaaaaaaaagggaaaaaatcatacaattttttttatatagaaTACTAACATGCTGTATGGGAAAAATTATGAATATGTACATAACTGCTAACAAACATACTCTATAAACTGTACTTTATGGAAATGAATATCTGTTAACAAATGAACTCATACTGTGGACTGTTCACTAACCTGAATATCTGTCCCATACAGTAACCAGTTCAGTGTCCAGTCCAAGAGCAATGTAGTTTGTGCAACTGCTAACAGTGGAACAGAAGATTTCCTGTGCGTTGGGCCACAACACATCTGGTTTATGCTCCATGTCTGAATCAGTAACAAGATGTAAATGAGTCAGCGGCTTGAGGACTGCCCTCTGCTGATAGAAAATAGGCCCTACAGTTTGCTACTCAAGACTTCTAATTCAATATGGTTCTTATTCAAATCTTGTTGAAAAGGCTTCTTATCTGTTGTGCACAACTGACGGAATGTTATTGAATGAAAAATGCTCTACCAGGCTTATCCTTGGGAGCTTTGCACAAGAAATACTGAAGAAGATTATGGCTACCAGTCCACCACATGCAGACAGCAACAGGCAGTCCTGCAGAGAAGTGGTTGGGaaagatacaaaaaaaaaaaaaaatctgaaaaaggTTAATAGACCCACCACAGTTCATATATGAGTACAACTGTGGAATTAAAAGTGATTGAGTAACTGGAAATaatgaataaaatacaatttcCATGTAATCAACCTGATAGGGGTTTTGTCCCTCCATGGACAGGAAACAGACCCCCAGGAAGCAGGAAATGGCTTGTGCAATGGCTGCAGACAAATGATCACAAGTTTTAATGAAATAGACCCTTAGAGTCAGCAGTTCCTGTAGACCCAGTAGATGGTATAAAGCTCAATGCCAAGTAAGGAATACAATCTATAAAAATCAAACCAATAGTCTACAGTAATATTTGATCAATCTAGATGTATTGCACCTTTGACTGTTAAGAATACCGTGGTTGTATTTTTAAACAGTTGTAGGTCAAATGACTACATTTCACCTTGTTTTTTCCTCTGTGTCCTTTGTTTTGGAGGGGTTAGTAATGAGGTATTTTCTATACATGGACTTGAAAATAGCTTCCTGATCATCCCATTGGCAACTGCTAATCAGGTGGTTTTGTCCAGAGCCTATCACAGTGCCATCATCAGTCTTCTGTAGAACCTCCAATGGACTTTTCAATGTGGAACCTAGACAGACCAAAAGGCTTTGCATTACTATGCAAATCAAGTTCACTCTTATACACTGACAAAGCGTTGTCTTATCTTACACACTTTTATGTTGACTATGGCAAATTAATCCTTGGTTTTCTCAAATACTGAGGAAATATGACACTATTCCTACCCACACAAGACTATGAACTAGGTTTCTTTGCGAGGTGATGTGACCACTCCATTCATTCTGTTGAATTAGAATGAGTCAACTTACCTGATTGAGTTTTTGGTGGCTTGATTTTCATTAACATAACAATAGGAGACAATTTTATATCTCCAGTTCCTGGGGGGAGCTGTGAAGAGAAAGATATCAAGAACCAATCTTAGTCCTTTAAGATAATGTCAGACTTTATTGAAGTGGAAACTTTCAAATACAGCGAACAATAAGATTGCATGACTAAGCTCTACCTGTTTTTGCAATGCCACAGGAAGCATCTCCAGCTCTTTCAGCCATGACTCTTTGGGGAAGCGGTAAACTTCAAGCCAGTGAGCACCATGGCCTAGtaagttaaatgtttttttaaatattttacaaGCTTTGAAATGTAGGACTTGGGTGTTTTgagtcacacagtaacacatAAAGAAAACTGTGAGGTAAACCTTACAGCTCATTGATGCAGATCCAAAATCTCCTCGTTTGGATAATTCAAAATTTGAGCAAACATTTCTCTGATTAAAGTCTTCCTGGTGATATAATAGCAGAATAGAACATGGGGTTGTATAATGCTGAATTTCTGCATGATAATTCTTTTCAATACTATACTTACTGTTTCATTAATAACTTTGATCAGGTGGATGCTTTCTGCCTGAAATGCAAAGAGCCTTGCAACACCTGAAATGCATCAAATTAAAAAGAGACAGTATCACAACCAGGGCTGCCTGTGTATGGTTCTTGAATTGCTTGGAGGCCAGTAAGTTAGGTAAGCACCACATTATAAAAAGGTGATACCCATATCATCCAGGGCACCAAGTAGATAAGTCATCTCCCCAAGACAAGCGATGTGAAGGGATGTGATTTCCACTCTATCCTCCAGCCATGCTGAGACACagataagagagggagagctgctaACAGACAAGCCCTGGGAGTGACCCATAAATATGTATCTGCCATCCTCAGAACAAGTCAAGCAGTTTGTCCTCACGGGAAGCTGCGGCAAAACAACAAGTAATTCAGTCCACATACAGAAATAATCGAACTGTCAGACTTAAAAACCTAATTGTTTTAGTAGTTAAGCATTGTCGGTTTTACCTTTAAGTGATCTGACAGCTCCACAACTGGGATGTTCCTCTTGGATTGCTCTGCTATCTtaatattttctctctctgaaaTAGTGTCCCATGCACTATCAATCAGTCTGCTCAGGACCTTGTCGATCATTCGAAATGGTTGAGGCAACTGATCTCGGAGCTGGTCTGGGTCTCTCATGTATGATTCATATTCATCATCCGCACCTTGTCCATTCTCTTGGGGCCCGGGGATATCCACACGACATTTTCTGATGTAGACAGGCATCCTTGGAACAGATATTTGCATACATCTGTCACTGCCAGAACTTGTGCTATGTTATCAGACAAAATACAGAAACAGTAAGCTACTTAGGCTGGATAGCTAAATGAACAGTAGTTGACGTAgtctagctactgtacagtactgtaaactgTATCTTACTATGCAGTAGAGCTATAACTGGCCTAGCAAGCAAGTAGAGCTAACAGAACGATAATTCCAGCTAACCAAGCAGCTACAAGatgaaacacgcacacataagTGCTAACTAACGTAATAACGAAATATTTAATTTTGTCTTGAGTTGCATTTTAAATTGAACTGGCCTACTTCTAAAGCGAATCTGACCCAGCTTTCAC
This window encodes:
- the LOC124482002 gene encoding gonadotropin-releasing hormone II receptor-like, coding for MNTSTTESVVTTCPQTMRYELNTSCNWSWPLCNWTSSGDRLLLPTFSTAAKVRVIITFILCIISAFCNLAVLWASNGKNKRKSHVRVLILNLTVADLLVTFIVMPVDAVWNITVQWLAGDFACRLLMFLKLQAMYSCAFVTVVISLDRQSAILNPLAINKARRRNKCMLTVAWLMSIALSVPQLLIFHNVTITFPEEFTQCTTRGSFFMHWQETAYNMFTFSCLFLLPLVIMITCYTRILIEISRMTKDNFSSNEVHLRRSKNNIPKARMRTLKMSIVIVLSFIICWTPYYLLGLWYWFFPEDLEGKVSHSLTHILFIFGLFNACLDPIIYGLFTIHFRKGLKRYYQNATRMSEIENNTAITGSFRCSATSLALKRHATDRQEIRQPSHVQKEPEPMSSAKVSYLTIYNDQGRVDLSRSSPDGLVCDEEKLNIESLQL
- the wdr93 gene encoding WD repeat-containing protein 93, which codes for MQISVPRMPVYIRKCRVDIPGPQENGQGADDEYESYMRDPDQLRDQLPQPFRMIDKVLSRLIDSAWDTISERENIKIAEQSKRNIPVVELSDHLKLPVRTNCLTCSEDGRYIFMGHSQGLSVSSSPSLICVSAWLEDRVEITSLHIACLGEMTYLLGALDDMGVARLFAFQAESIHLIKVINETEDFNQRNVCSNFELSKRGDFGSASMSCHGAHWLEVYRFPKESWLKELEMLPVALQKQLPPGTGDIKLSPIVMLMKIKPPKTQSGSTLKSPLEVLQKTDDGTVIGSGQNHLISSCQWDDQEAIFKSMYRKYLITNPSKTKDTEEKTSHCTSHFLLPGGLFPVHGGTKPLSGLPVAVCMWWTGSHNLLQYFLCKAPKDKPDMEHKPDVLWPNAQEIFCSTVSSCTNYIALGLDTELVTVWDRYSGLPLPILSVSADSAFSRMLFVDYRHVSSEETLHCQGQTQCKIHLLVTCKSGACHILTTGSGMESHATQLTERPADPRTLPTVTESVPFLLGLVCFMHNNGTISLQDVIRKTTVCFISLPATHLLATPWSPIFTLDSVHQTLFIRGDQQPSENGCTEGKDSSLFACHFHQLAIVEAYRMDIRDHLKVQRRERFTDLENGCNLYFQQRVQSLDERNKAMTHTWNQLQQHACLPSTYSNAL